The following are from one region of the Gossypium hirsutum isolate 1008001.06 chromosome D03, Gossypium_hirsutum_v2.1, whole genome shotgun sequence genome:
- the LOC107950776 gene encoding uncharacterized protein At5g39865, with translation MGCVSSNLLNRDDEFTQLGSSAFGNHIVSLTSTTYGLLTLDPPSHSTTTPPSPQPSFTSGSTFSESKSLWSEPRPVPTRPEVINSWELMSGLDVDSFRFSSIPNKENSNPNVGRNGSVSKPPVSRSSLLDKFQADSFRFPITVLPEKENADPNLSKNGTVAKTPFSPLHKFDSGSDAVSKPSPLDKFENICPPNGENRVVIYTTTLRGIRKTFEDCNAVRSAIESYGVVICERDISMDRGFKEELRKLMKGANQTTPPQVFIKGRYIGGAEQVVKIVDEGWFGDLINGLPKKKAGEVCDGCGDVKFLPCFRCNGSCKMAAAAEEGRRTVVVRCTDCNENGLVLCPLCS, from the coding sequence ATGGGTTGCGTTTCATCTAATTTACTGAACCGGGACGACGAGTTTACTCAACTCGGCAGCTCAGCATTTGGTAACCACATCGTCTCCCTCACTTCCACCACGTATGGGCTGCTCACTCTTGATCCGCCGTCGCATTCCACTACTACGCCGCCCTCTCCACAGCCATCTTTCACCTCCGGGTCCACCTTCAGTGAGTCCAAATCTCTCTGGTCGGAGCCTAGACCCGTCCCTACCCGACCCGAGGTCATTAACTCTTGGGAGCTCATGTCCGGTCTCGATGTCGACAGCTTCCGTTTCTCCTCGATTCCAAACAAGGAAAACTCAAACCCTAATGTTGGCAGAAACGGCAGCGTTTCGAAACCGCCGGTTTCCCGATCTTCGCTGCTGGATAAATTCCAGGCTGACAGCTTCCGTTTCCCAATCACGGTGTTACCCGAAAAGGAAAACGCCGATCCTAATTTAAGCAAAAACGGCACCGTCGCGAAAACTCCTTTTTCGCCGCTACACAAATTCGATTCTGGAAGCGACGCCGTTTCGAAACCATCGCCGCTGGACAAGTTTGAGAATATATGCCCACCGAACGGAGAAAACAGAGTGGTGATTTATACGACGACGTTAAGGGGTATCCGTAAGACGTTTGAAGACTGCAATGCGGTTAGATCAGCGATTGAGAGTTACGGGGTTGTTATATGCGAACGGGACATTTCGATGGATCGAGGGTTCAAAGAAGAGTTACGGAAATTGATGAAAGGGGCGAACCAAACGACGCCGCCTCAGGTTTTTATTAAGGGAAGGTACATTGGGGGAGCCGAACAAGTGGTGAAGATCGTGGACGAAGGTTGGTTTGGGGATTTAATTAATGGGCTGCCGAAGAAAAAAGCAGGGGAGGTTTGTGATGGCTGTGGAGATGTGAAGTTCTTGCCGTGTTTTCGTTGCAACGGTAGCTGTAAGATGGCGGCGGCGGCGGAGGAGGGTAGGAGGACGGTGGTGGTCAGGTGTACGGACTGCAATGAGAACGGTCTGGTCCTTTGCCCCCTTTGTAGCTGA